Proteins encoded in a region of the Sphingomonas jaspsi DSM 18422 genome:
- a CDS encoding helix-turn-helix domain-containing protein — MSSKLFLGHRLRRLRRDHGLSQTDMAASLAISPSYLNHLERNQRPVTAALLLKLAEQYEVDVRSFASGGGHRTGPDELAEIFADNLLADLGVPRYELSELANNSPAVADAIARLYGALKEANREGGVAAGGDVRALVTPENWVREHIQQHRNHYPALEEAAETLGGALSDPLSMAEPMRRRLKDAWGISARVVPQAELGNVTQLYDPDARKFLISSQLKLENRTFALAYQLSLVEFGPILDRMVAEAAPPDQGIAQLLHMSLANYAAGAIMMPYGRFLKACEEMHYSIDRLCGEFGANVEQVAHRFTTLSRPGQRGVPFFMLRVDPAGNISKRYAGDQFPFSRFGGTCPRWNLHAAFQAAGQVVTQLIETPDGHRYFTVARTIERPVKTDLAGGLLAIGLGCDIAHAHKLHCAEGYDLDRAPVTPVGPACAICPRIDCAQRATAPAGRMLAVDRSKKTISPYPFVAG, encoded by the coding sequence ATGTCCAGCAAGCTTTTCCTCGGCCACCGCCTTCGTCGCCTGCGTCGCGACCATGGCCTGTCGCAGACCGATATGGCCGCCAGCCTGGCGATCAGCCCGAGCTATCTTAATCATTTGGAGCGCAACCAGCGCCCGGTAACCGCCGCGCTGCTGTTGAAGCTGGCCGAACAATATGAGGTCGACGTGCGCAGCTTCGCGTCAGGCGGCGGCCACCGCACCGGCCCCGACGAGCTTGCCGAAATCTTCGCCGACAACCTGCTCGCCGACCTCGGCGTGCCACGGTATGAGCTTTCCGAGCTTGCCAACAATTCGCCTGCCGTCGCCGACGCCATCGCGCGGCTTTACGGGGCGTTGAAGGAAGCCAATCGTGAAGGCGGGGTGGCTGCCGGCGGCGATGTCCGGGCCTTGGTCACGCCCGAAAACTGGGTGCGCGAACATATCCAGCAGCATCGCAACCATTATCCCGCCCTTGAAGAAGCCGCCGAGACGCTGGGCGGCGCGCTCAGCGATCCGCTGTCCATGGCCGAACCGATGCGGCGACGGCTGAAGGACGCTTGGGGGATCAGCGCGCGGGTCGTCCCGCAGGCGGAACTGGGCAACGTCACCCAGCTTTACGACCCCGACGCCCGCAAATTCCTCATCAGCAGCCAGCTCAAGCTCGAAAATCGCACCTTTGCGCTGGCCTACCAATTGTCGCTGGTGGAATTTGGGCCGATCCTCGACCGGATGGTGGCCGAAGCCGCACCGCCCGACCAAGGCATCGCCCAATTGCTCCACATGAGCCTTGCCAACTATGCCGCCGGCGCGATCATGATGCCCTACGGCCGCTTCCTCAAAGCGTGCGAGGAAATGCATTATTCGATCGACCGGCTGTGCGGCGAATTCGGCGCCAATGTGGAACAGGTCGCCCACCGCTTCACCACGCTGAGCCGCCCCGGGCAGCGCGGCGTGCCTTTTTTCATGCTTCGGGTCGACCCGGCGGGGAATATCTCGAAGCGCTATGCCGGCGACCAGTTCCCGTTCAGCCGCTTCGGCGGCACCTGCCCACGCTGGAATTTGCATGCCGCCTTCCAGGCTGCGGGGCAGGTTGTCACCCAGTTGATCGAAACGCCCGACGGTCACCGCTATTTCACCGTCGCCCGGACCATCGAGCGGCCGGTCAAGACAGATCTGGCCGGCGGGCTGCTGGCGATCGGGCTCGGCTGCGACATTGCCCACGCCCATAAGTTACATTGCGCAGAAGGCTATGACCTCGACCGTGCCCCGGTCACCCCGGTTGGCCCGGCCTGCGCCATCTGTCCCCGCATCGACTGCGCCCAGCGCGCCACTGCGCCGGCCGGCCGGATGCTGGCCGTCGACCGGTCGAAAAAGACGATTTCGCCCTATCCGTTCGTCGCGGGCTGA
- the pheS gene encoding phenylalanine--tRNA ligase subunit alpha, whose translation MNRDEILSRIAAAPDLGALESLRVETLGKSGSVTALLKSLGQMDADTRTREGPAIHGLREAVTNGIAERKAALENAELDRRLATERLDLSLPAPSSPKGSIHPVSQVLDELTEIFADLGFAVAEGPEIEDDWHNFTALNIPETHPARAMHDTFYVEGDGHHVLRTHTSPVQIRTMQTQKPPIRIIAPGRVYRSDSDATHTPMFHQIEGLVIDRGITLGHLKWTLETFLKAFFERDDIVLRMRPSYFPFTEPSAEVDVGWSMEKGRRVVGGSEGWMEVLGSGMVHPKVIANCGLDPNEWQGFAFGTGVDRLAMLKYGMDDLRAFFDGDLRWMKHYGFRFFDVPTLSGGVGA comes from the coding sequence ATGAATCGCGACGAAATTTTGAGCCGCATCGCCGCCGCGCCCGACCTTGGTGCGCTGGAGTCCTTGCGCGTCGAAACCTTGGGCAAATCCGGCAGCGTGACGGCGCTGCTGAAAAGCCTTGGCCAGATGGACGCCGACACCCGCACCCGCGAAGGACCGGCGATCCATGGCCTTCGCGAAGCGGTCACCAACGGAATTGCCGAGCGCAAGGCCGCGCTTGAAAATGCCGAGCTCGACCGCCGCCTTGCCACCGAACGGCTCGACCTGTCGCTGCCCGCGCCATCGTCGCCCAAGGGATCCATCCACCCGGTCAGTCAGGTGCTCGACGAGCTGACCGAGATTTTCGCCGACCTCGGCTTTGCAGTCGCCGAAGGGCCGGAGATCGAGGACGACTGGCATAACTTCACCGCGCTCAACATTCCCGAAACGCATCCGGCGCGCGCCATGCACGACACCTTCTACGTCGAAGGCGACGGGCATCATGTGCTGCGCACCCATACCTCGCCCGTGCAGATTCGCACGATGCAGACGCAAAAGCCGCCGATCCGCATTATCGCGCCCGGCCGCGTCTATCGCAGCGACAGCGACGCGACCCACACGCCGATGTTCCACCAGATCGAAGGGCTCGTGATCGACCGCGGCATCACCCTCGGCCACTTGAAGTGGACGCTGGAAACCTTCCTCAAGGCCTTCTTCGAACGCGACGACATCGTCCTGCGCATGCGCCCCAGCTATTTCCCCTTTACCGAACCGTCGGCCGAGGTCGACGTCGGCTGGAGCATGGAAAAGGGCCGCCGTGTCGTCGGCGGCAGCGAGGGCTGGATGGAGGTGCTGGGCAGCGGCATGGTCCACCCCAAGGTCATCGCAAATTGCGGGCTCGACCCTAATGAATGGCAGGGTTTCGCCTTCGGCACCGGCGTCGATCGGCTCGCGATGCTCAAATATGGGATGGACGATCTGCGCGCATTCTTTGACGGCGACCTGCGCTGGATGAAGCATTACGGGTTCCGCTTCTTCGACGTACCCACGCTGTCGGGAGGAGTGGGCGCATGA
- the pheT gene encoding phenylalanine--tRNA ligase subunit beta, which translates to MKFTLSWLKDHLDTDASVAEIADALTGVGIEVEEISNPADALKPFKVAKVLTAERHPQADKLQVLTVDTGEGEPLQVVCGAPNARAGLVGVFGGPGTYVPGSDFTLKKAAIRGVESNGMMCSNRELQLGEDHDGIIELPADAPVGKSFADYARLDDPVFDVSITPNRPDCMGINGIARDLAAVGIGTATEKATRYSATEGVGQPSVNVTVEPDSGCWTFWRRQIRGVKNGPSPEWLQQRLKAIGLRPISALVDITNFFAFDQARPLHVYDIAKLSGGITVRRGRDGDKFLALNGKEYEPTADDCVIADDCGALGLGGIIGGESTGVDDNTTDVLLECAWFDPAMISLTGQRHTISTDARGRFERGIDPAMMSVAIETAAQMIVDLCGGELSEPAVSGAAPADRYPNKEHVVAYRPERLAGLAGVDLPAEDQKAILARLGFFETEPGSWQIRVPTWRPDIDGEADIVEEIARINGYDKIPSAALPRADGVARATATRLQLVERRARRAAAARGMDEAITWSFISEKDAALFGGSAFVLANPISEDMKHMRPSLIPGLAAAARRNLDRGASSVRLFEVGRRYLADAEHVTLGLILTGDRRERGWQSGKAKGFDAFDAKAEVLAILDAAGAPTANLQLFMGAGDTWHPGRSAKLGLGPKMILAEFGELHPRIAKALDLPAGTVAAQLFLDAIPAPRSAERARPAFTPPSLMPLSRDFAFIVPTELAADALVRAIRGADKGLIADARIFDRYEGEQGLSLAVEVTLQPIEKTLTDAEIGEVSKKVVAAAEKLGATLRS; encoded by the coding sequence ATGAAGTTCACTCTGTCGTGGCTGAAGGACCATCTCGACACCGATGCCAGCGTCGCGGAAATCGCCGACGCGCTGACCGGCGTCGGGATCGAGGTCGAGGAGATCAGCAATCCGGCGGATGCGCTCAAGCCGTTCAAGGTCGCCAAGGTGCTCACCGCCGAACGTCACCCGCAGGCCGACAAGCTGCAGGTGCTGACGGTCGATACCGGAGAGGGCGAGCCGCTGCAGGTCGTGTGCGGCGCGCCCAATGCGCGCGCGGGCCTGGTCGGCGTGTTCGGCGGTCCCGGCACCTACGTGCCGGGCAGCGATTTCACGCTGAAGAAAGCGGCGATCCGCGGCGTCGAATCCAACGGCATGATGTGTTCGAACCGCGAGCTGCAGCTAGGCGAGGATCATGACGGGATCATCGAGCTTCCCGCCGATGCGCCCGTCGGCAAGAGCTTTGCCGACTATGCCCGGCTCGACGATCCGGTGTTCGACGTGTCGATCACGCCCAACCGCCCGGACTGCATGGGCATCAACGGCATCGCCCGCGACCTTGCCGCCGTCGGCATCGGCACGGCGACCGAAAAGGCCACGCGCTACTCCGCGACCGAAGGAGTCGGCCAGCCGTCGGTCAATGTGACGGTCGAACCGGACAGCGGCTGCTGGACCTTCTGGCGCCGCCAGATTCGCGGCGTGAAGAATGGCCCAAGCCCGGAATGGCTCCAGCAACGGCTGAAGGCCATCGGCCTGCGTCCGATTTCGGCGCTGGTCGACATCACCAACTTCTTTGCCTTCGACCAGGCACGCCCCCTTCACGTTTATGACATTGCCAAGCTCAGTGGCGGGATCACTGTCCGGCGCGGCCGCGACGGCGACAAGTTCCTTGCCCTCAACGGCAAGGAGTATGAACCGACCGCCGACGACTGCGTCATCGCCGACGACTGCGGTGCATTGGGCCTCGGCGGGATCATCGGCGGCGAAAGCACCGGGGTCGACGACAATACGACCGACGTGCTGCTCGAATGCGCCTGGTTCGACCCGGCGATGATCAGCCTGACCGGCCAGCGCCACACCATCTCGACCGACGCGCGCGGTCGTTTCGAGCGCGGCATCGACCCGGCGATGATGAGCGTTGCAATTGAAACGGCAGCGCAGATGATCGTCGACCTGTGCGGCGGTGAGCTGAGCGAACCGGCCGTTTCGGGCGCGGCGCCCGCCGATCGCTATCCGAACAAGGAGCATGTCGTCGCCTACCGCCCGGAACGACTGGCTGGGCTGGCCGGCGTCGACCTTCCGGCAGAGGATCAGAAAGCGATCCTCGCGCGACTTGGCTTTTTCGAAACGGAACCGGGCAGCTGGCAGATCCGCGTGCCGACCTGGCGCCCCGACATCGACGGCGAAGCCGATATCGTCGAGGAAATCGCCCGCATCAACGGCTATGACAAAATCCCGTCGGCCGCGCTTCCAAGGGCGGACGGCGTCGCGCGCGCCACCGCCACCCGGCTGCAGCTGGTCGAACGCCGCGCCCGCCGCGCGGCCGCCGCGCGCGGCATGGACGAGGCGATCACGTGGAGCTTCATCAGCGAAAAGGACGCCGCGCTGTTCGGCGGGTCGGCCTTCGTCCTCGCCAACCCGATCAGCGAAGACATGAAGCATATGCGTCCGTCGCTGATCCCGGGCCTGGCCGCCGCGGCACGCCGCAACCTTGACCGCGGCGCGTCATCCGTTCGCCTGTTCGAGGTCGGCCGCCGCTATCTCGCCGACGCCGAACATGTGACGCTCGGCCTCATCCTGACCGGCGACCGGCGGGAACGGGGCTGGCAATCGGGCAAGGCCAAGGGGTTCGACGCGTTCGACGCGAAGGCCGAAGTGTTGGCCATCCTCGACGCCGCGGGCGCGCCGACTGCAAACCTGCAGCTGTTCATGGGCGCGGGCGACACCTGGCATCCCGGACGCTCGGCGAAGCTTGGCCTCGGTCCCAAGATGATCCTTGCCGAATTCGGCGAGCTCCATCCACGCATCGCCAAGGCACTCGACCTGCCCGCCGGTACCGTCGCCGCCCAATTGTTCTTGGACGCCATTCCTGCTCCACGCTCGGCGGAGCGCGCTCGCCCGGCCTTCACGCCGCCGTCGCTGATGCCGCTGAGCCGCGACTTCGCGTTCATCGTGCCGACCGAATTGGCGGCCGACGCGCTGGTGCGGGCGATCCGGGGCGCGGACAAGGGGCTGATCGCCGATGCGCGCATCTTCGACCGATACGAGGGTGAGCAGGGCCTGAGCCTCGCGGTGGAAGTGACGCTGCAGCCGATCGAAAAGACGCTGACCGATGCCGAAATCGGCGAGGTGTCGAAGAAGGTCGTGGCGGCTGCCGAAAAGCTGGGCGCGACGCTCAGGAGTTGA
- a CDS encoding lysophospholipid acyltransferase family protein produces the protein MAFLRSLVFTLLFYPGTLVYVLASFVAAAFGTKALRTTVHGWAYFHYWLVRKVLGIRFEWDGDLPPGPYLIAVKHQAMVEAVDTLRFARTPVVVMKRELSHMPLFGWVTRKYGVIGVDRDAGAKALREMMVKGKEAAADGRPVIIFPEGTRVPFGEAPELRPGFAGLYRVLGLPVIPVAHDSGKIWPRGFIKHSGVIRFKVGEIIPPGLKREEIEARVHAAINALNS, from the coding sequence ATGGCATTCCTTCGTTCTCTGGTCTTTACCTTACTCTTCTACCCCGGCACGCTGGTTTACGTGTTGGCCTCGTTCGTCGCGGCCGCGTTCGGGACCAAAGCCCTTCGAACGACCGTGCATGGTTGGGCCTATTTCCACTACTGGCTTGTGCGAAAGGTGCTCGGCATCCGCTTCGAATGGGACGGCGACCTGCCGCCGGGCCCTTACCTCATCGCTGTGAAGCACCAGGCGATGGTCGAGGCGGTCGACACGCTGCGCTTTGCCCGTACGCCGGTCGTGGTGATGAAGCGCGAATTGAGCCACATGCCGCTGTTCGGCTGGGTCACGCGCAAATATGGGGTGATCGGCGTCGACCGCGACGCCGGCGCGAAGGCGCTCCGTGAAATGATGGTGAAGGGCAAGGAAGCCGCGGCGGACGGCCGTCCCGTCATCATCTTTCCCGAAGGCACGCGGGTGCCGTTCGGCGAGGCACCGGAACTGCGGCCGGGGTTTGCCGGCCTTTATCGCGTGCTCGGCCTGCCGGTCATCCCGGTTGCCCACGACAGCGGCAAAATCTGGCCGCGCGGCTTCATCAAGCACAGCGGCGTGATCCGCTTCAAGGTCGGCGAAATCATCCCGCCCGGATTGAAGCGCGAGGAGATCGAGGCGCGCGTCCACGCCGCGATCAACGCGCTCAACTCCTGA
- a CDS encoding YdcF family protein: MILRGLSFLAVLYALGFALFAVTLGTPAPADAPRTDAIVVLTGGKGRIERGMDMLAQRKAKRLLVSGADPSVRKRDLVARLGGRKSLIDCCVDLDSTSVDTRSNAEEADRWMRRHRYDSVRLVTSDWHMRRADYEFRRKLGPAISIVPDAVRTAPGFATLFMEYNKYWLRRISVWLDI, from the coding sequence ATGATCCTTCGCGGCCTGTCTTTCCTCGCGGTGCTCTATGCACTCGGCTTCGCATTGTTTGCCGTAACGCTCGGCACGCCGGCGCCAGCCGATGCGCCGCGGACCGACGCCATCGTCGTGCTGACGGGGGGCAAGGGGCGGATCGAACGGGGGATGGACATGCTGGCGCAACGCAAGGCCAAGCGCCTGCTGGTGTCCGGTGCAGACCCCTCGGTCCGCAAGCGCGATCTTGTGGCCCGCCTCGGCGGTCGCAAATCGCTCATCGACTGCTGCGTCGACCTCGATTCAACGTCGGTCGATACGCGGTCCAACGCCGAAGAGGCCGATCGCTGGATGCGCCGCCACCGCTATGACAGCGTTCGGCTTGTCACCAGCGACTGGCATATGCGCCGGGCCGACTATGAATTCCGACGCAAGCTTGGACCGGCGATCTCCATCGTGCCCGACGCCGTCAGGACCGCGCCCGGTTTTGCGACGCTCTTCATGGAATATAACAAATATTGGCTGCGCCGGATCAGCGTCTGGCTGGATATCTGA
- a CDS encoding cell division protein FtsX — protein sequence MIALLRSTPAEQRLIPSAGLKGPVPVLIAIMVFVMMIVAAAGLALAGAATVVGQGIESRYSIQIADGSGKAPAALDAARRSPGVVSARQVADADMRRTLERWLGPDASKADLPLPALIDVDVRPGADPAAIAKAVQHAVPEARFVAHRETLSPILSTLRGLGWLAATMVILIGLASGAAVILAARGALDTHRATVEVMHGLGATDRQIARLFQRQIALDALVGALAGAAIAGMLLGLLVGGASFASDLAGRPLLLWRDAAILAALPFVAAALATMVARRAVIGALRERL from the coding sequence GTGATTGCGCTGCTTCGTTCGACGCCGGCGGAACAGCGGCTGATCCCCTCCGCCGGCTTGAAGGGGCCGGTGCCGGTCCTGATCGCGATCATGGTGTTCGTCATGATGATCGTCGCGGCGGCAGGCCTTGCCCTTGCCGGTGCGGCCACTGTGGTGGGGCAGGGCATCGAGAGCCGCTATTCGATCCAGATTGCCGACGGGTCAGGCAAGGCGCCTGCCGCGCTCGACGCTGCGCGCCGATCACCGGGTGTCGTCAGCGCCAGGCAGGTCGCCGACGCCGACATGCGCCGCACGCTGGAACGATGGCTCGGCCCGGACGCCAGCAAGGCGGACCTTCCCTTGCCGGCGTTGATCGACGTCGATGTGCGTCCCGGCGCCGATCCCGCTGCCATTGCCAAGGCGGTCCAGCATGCCGTTCCCGAAGCCCGCTTTGTTGCCCATCGTGAAACGCTATCGCCGATCCTGTCGACGCTGCGCGGCCTGGGCTGGCTGGCGGCAACGATGGTTATACTCATCGGTCTTGCCAGCGGCGCGGCGGTCATCCTCGCCGCGCGTGGTGCACTCGACACCCATCGCGCAACGGTGGAGGTCATGCACGGCCTCGGTGCGACCGACAGGCAGATCGCTCGGCTGTTCCAGCGGCAGATCGCGCTCGACGCGCTGGTCGGTGCGCTCGCAGGTGCGGCGATTGCCGGCATGCTGCTTGGCCTCCTCGTCGGCGGTGCGAGCTTTGCCAGCGACCTGGCCGGCCGGCCTTTGCTCCTTTGGCGAGACGCGGCCATTCTTGCCGCGTTGCCCTTTGTCGCTGCTGCTCTGGCGACGATGGTTGCCAGGCGGGCCGTGATCGGGGCATTGCGCGAGCGCCTATGA
- the ftsE gene encoding cell division ATP-binding protein FtsE: MKVIAEFDRVGLRYGTGAEVLRDLDFRLVEGGFYFLTGPSGAGKTSLLKLLYLAQRPTRGRMSMFGEELTELPRDILPDYRRRIGVVFQDFRLIRHLSAFDNVALPLRIAGASDEEIEGPVREMLAWVGLADRASARPPTLSGGEQQRVAIARAVISRPPILIADEPTGNVDAAMAERILHLLTAMNQHGTTVVVATHDLGLVAATPGAQLIRLENGQLIDPTGALKNPPAAVGARS; encoded by the coding sequence GTGAAGGTGATCGCCGAATTCGACCGCGTCGGCCTGCGCTACGGCACGGGCGCGGAGGTGTTGCGCGATCTCGACTTTCGCCTGGTCGAAGGCGGCTTTTATTTTCTCACCGGCCCGTCGGGCGCGGGAAAGACCTCTCTGCTGAAGCTGCTTTACCTTGCGCAGCGGCCCACCCGCGGGCGGATGTCCATGTTTGGCGAAGAACTGACCGAACTGCCGCGCGACATATTGCCCGATTATCGTCGCCGGATCGGTGTCGTCTTCCAGGATTTCCGGCTGATCCGTCATTTGTCGGCGTTCGACAATGTCGCCTTGCCGCTGCGCATTGCCGGCGCCAGCGATGAAGAAATCGAAGGTCCGGTGCGGGAAATGCTGGCCTGGGTCGGGCTTGCCGATCGCGCCAGTGCCCGACCGCCGACCCTGTCGGGTGGTGAACAGCAGCGCGTAGCCATCGCCCGTGCCGTGATCAGCCGGCCGCCGATCCTGATCGCCGACGAACCGACCGGTAACGTCGATGCGGCCATGGCCGAGCGGATCCTCCACCTTTTGACCGCGATGAACCAGCACGGGACGACCGTCGTCGTCGCGACCCACGACCTCGGCCTGGTCGCGGCAACCCCCGGCGCGCAACTGATCCGGCTGGAAAACGGCCAGCTGATCGATCCGACCGGCGCCTTGAAGAACCCGCCCGCGGCGGTGGGGGCGAGATCGTGA
- a CDS encoding zinc-ribbon domain-containing protein — protein sequence MILTCPACDTKYVVKDSAIPPEGRKVRCASCKHSWHQDPDPAGVVEENPAPFVSFGGPPEPSPEDVGEPAISEPTPEAVADQYVAEVPEPVVDSAAPQDFTRVEEPAAGEPTAALDDFAATTAEDAQWETAAPEVAPEPAPAAALSPQPALPAVEQWSAGDEDIGYQEVVDDEAPRGRRWLWVLLLLVLIAAAAAAFWFYAPSAWKEKAGIAQAGDTPLQLMITSKDRQELASGNQLLAVSGRVINPTDREQDVPPIQAELRNKDSKQVVHRWTIAPPARVLAPRSSATFNSAEVDIPSGGDELVITLGG from the coding sequence ATGATCCTGACCTGTCCCGCTTGCGACACCAAATATGTCGTGAAGGATAGCGCGATACCGCCTGAGGGGCGCAAGGTGCGCTGCGCGTCCTGCAAGCATAGCTGGCACCAGGATCCCGATCCCGCCGGCGTGGTCGAGGAAAACCCCGCGCCGTTCGTCAGCTTCGGCGGTCCGCCCGAACCGAGCCCCGAAGACGTCGGAGAACCGGCAATCAGCGAACCGACGCCAGAGGCTGTCGCCGACCAATATGTCGCCGAGGTTCCCGAACCGGTCGTGGACAGTGCCGCGCCACAGGACTTCACGCGTGTCGAAGAGCCCGCGGCCGGTGAACCGACGGCGGCGCTCGACGATTTTGCGGCAACAACCGCCGAAGACGCACAGTGGGAAACGGCCGCGCCGGAGGTTGCACCGGAGCCCGCGCCGGCGGCTGCCTTGAGCCCGCAACCGGCCTTGCCGGCGGTCGAACAATGGTCGGCTGGCGACGAGGACATCGGCTATCAGGAAGTGGTCGATGACGAGGCGCCGCGCGGGCGACGCTGGCTTTGGGTGCTCTTGCTTCTGGTGCTGATCGCGGCCGCGGCGGCGGCCTTCTGGTTCTACGCCCCTTCGGCGTGGAAGGAAAAGGCGGGCATCGCCCAGGCCGGCGATACGCCGCTGCAGTTGATGATCACCAGCAAGGATCGGCAGGAACTGGCCAGCGGCAACCAGTTGCTGGCGGTCAGCGGCCGGGTGATCAATCCGACCGACCGTGAACAGGATGTGCCGCCGATCCAGGCCGAATTGCGCAACAAGGATAGCAAGCAGGTCGTCCATCGCTGGACGATTGCACCGCCCGCGCGGGTCCTTGCGCCGCGCAGCAGCGCGACTTTCAACAGCGCCGAGGTCGATATCCCGTCGGGCGGCGATGAGCTGGTGATCACGCTGGGCGGCTAA